Part of the Apilactobacillus apisilvae genome is shown below.
TTCTCCTAAAATTTTAGCTCCCTTTAAAATTCCAACACCATCAGCTACTAAGTAATCAGCTTTTTTAATTTTTTTACTATATTGTTCATGATCCAATGCATAGGTTACAATTTCAGGATTAGCAGTAACGATAAAAGTGTTTTGATTTTTATCAACTCTTGCTTTGATTGTTTCCATAAATTTTTTAAAAGTGGTATTTAAAAAATTAAATCCCAAAATATTAATTTTATTATTTTTCATTTTTTCCCTTTCTAGGTTAATTAATTATGATTATTTCTTTAATTAATGATAAAATAAAAGACAATAAAAAGCGATATGATTAGGAGGATTTTATTCTATCATGGCAGAAATTTTTGATAATTTAACTTTGCACACTGATGCATATGAAATCAATATGATGCAAACATATTTTCAACAAGGCAAACAAAATCGTCGTAGTGTCTTTGAAGTTTATTTTAGAAAAATGCCTTTTGGTAATGGTTTTGGTATCTTCGCTGGATTAGAACATGTGATTAATTATATAAAAGATATTAATTTCACAGATGAAGATATTGCATTTTTAAGAAAAGACGGTGACTATAGTGAATCTTTCTTAAAATATTTAAGTAATTTTAAATTTCAGGGGACTATTCGTTCGGCAGTTGAAGGCGACTTAGTATTTAATAATGAGCCGATCCTACAAGTTGAAGGTAATGTTTGCGAGTGCCAATTAGTTGAAACTGCAATTCTTAATATTGTTAATTATCAAACTTTAATTGCTACTAAGGCAGCTAGAATTCGTTTGGCCTGTGATAAAGATCCTTTACTAGAATTTGGTAGTCGTCGTGCCCAAGAAACTTCTGCATCATTGTGGGGAGCGAGAGCAGCCTATATTGGTGGATTTGATGCTACTTCTAATGTTTTAGCTGGTAAAGAGTTTGGCATTCCTATTAGTGGAACGCATGCACATTCATTAGTAGAGTTCTTTCAAGATGATTATTTAGCATTTAAAGCTTATGCAGAAAGCCATCATGAATGTGTGTTCTTAGTGGATACTTTTGACACAATCAAAAGTGGAGTTCCTAATGCTATTAGGGTTGCTAAAGAAATGGGCGATAAGATTAATTTTGCCGGTGTTAGAATTGATTCTGGTGATATGGCTTATTTGTCTAAACGTGTTCGTGAAATGTTAGATGATGCTGGCTTTCCTAATGCAAAAATTTATGCATCTAATGATTTGGATGAACAAACGATTACTAGTTTAAAAATGCAAGATGCTAAGATTGACGTCTGGGGAATTGGAACTAAGCTAATTACTTGTTTTGATCAACCAGCCTTGGGTGCAGTTTATAAGATGGTTTCTGCTGAAAATGATGAAGGTAAGATGATTGATACAATTAAATTATCTAATAATGCTGAGAAAGTATCGACACCTGGTAAAAAACAAGTTTGGCGAATTACTGAGAAAAAAGATGGTAAGTCTGAGGGAGACTACATTTCATTTAGTGATGAGGATCCTAGAAAACAACAAAGTATTTACATGTTCCATCCTCAATTTACTTATATTAATAAAACCTTGAATGATTTTGATGCTAAACCGCTATTGAAAACTATTTTTGAAGATGGTGAATTAGTTTATAATCAACCATCGTTAAAATCAATTAAAGAATTCTCTAATAAAGTTTTGTCATCATTATGGCCTGAGTATAAACGTGAATTGAACCCGCAAGAATATCCAGTTGATTTATCATTAAAATGTTGGCAAAATAAAATGGAAATTATTAAAGATGTTCATGAAACAATTAAAAACAAAATTGAAAAAGGAAAAGGTGAACTTTAATGCGTTCAATGCAAAAACAAATTATTGACGACTTAAAAGTAAAGCCATCAATTGATCCTAAACAAGAAATTAGAAATAGTGTTGATTTTTTAAAAGACTATTTAAAGAAATTTTCTTTTTTGAAATCATTAGTATTAGGTATTTCAGGTGGCCAAGATTCCACGCTATCTGGTAAAATTGCTCAGATGGCTATTAGCGAAATCAGAGAAGAAACTGGCAACCAAGATTATCAATTTATCGCAGTTCGCTTGCCATATGGTAAACAAGCTGATGAATCTGATGCTATGGATGCTATTAAATTCATGAATGCTGATAAAGTAGTTAGAGTTGATATTAAAGAAATGG
Proteins encoded:
- a CDS encoding nicotinate phosphoribosyltransferase; protein product: MAEIFDNLTLHTDAYEINMMQTYFQQGKQNRRSVFEVYFRKMPFGNGFGIFAGLEHVINYIKDINFTDEDIAFLRKDGDYSESFLKYLSNFKFQGTIRSAVEGDLVFNNEPILQVEGNVCECQLVETAILNIVNYQTLIATKAARIRLACDKDPLLEFGSRRAQETSASLWGARAAYIGGFDATSNVLAGKEFGIPISGTHAHSLVEFFQDDYLAFKAYAESHHECVFLVDTFDTIKSGVPNAIRVAKEMGDKINFAGVRIDSGDMAYLSKRVREMLDDAGFPNAKIYASNDLDEQTITSLKMQDAKIDVWGIGTKLITCFDQPALGAVYKMVSAENDEGKMIDTIKLSNNAEKVSTPGKKQVWRITEKKDGKSEGDYISFSDEDPRKQQSIYMFHPQFTYINKTLNDFDAKPLLKTIFEDGELVYNQPSLKSIKEFSNKVLSSLWPEYKRELNPQEYPVDLSLKCWQNKMEIIKDVHETIKNKIEKGKGEL